The DNA sequence ACGGCTTCGTCTTAAGCCTCTGATCAAATTTGCAGCAAACCTGGAGGCATAAATGGTGGCGCCAAGGCTTGGTGTGCTTCCAATCTCATTCACCAGGGCATCTTGCAGCCTATCCTCTGCCTCCCTTAAAGACTTCTCAAGCTTTCTCTTGCAATGCCTTCGCCAAGCTGCTTGTATAAAACAAGCCCCCCATGTTTTCCATTGTAACGAATGGTATCTGAATAGTAGACAAAAAAACCACCACATTAGTATCTTGATTTCaccataataataaaaagaaaagaaaaaatattggtGGCCTGGTCTAAGGACACTTTATAGAAGATTCATTGTTTAAATGCCTTGCCTGAAAGTGTGCTGGAGTTGTTTGCTGTGGAGGCGGCGAAACTGAGAAGCGACAAACTTCAAATCATCAGCCATGAGAGCAAATGCCTCTACCTCCGTTTTGGCTTCCACTGTCCTGGTTGATGTGGGGAGATTGGAGGCAGAGGTGGGATCCAAAGCCCATGTGAGAAGTTCTTCTCCACAGAAATCACCAGCCTTGAGATCAGCAGTGTTGAAAAATCCAGTCTTTCCACCATTAGTGGTCATGGTTGCAAGGTTTCCTCTCATGATGAAGAGCATTTCATCAACCGGATCACCCTCCCGAACAATTGAACTCTTATCTGTGTACAGAACTGGCTTTAAACGATCACATAGCGCGTCCAGAAGCTGCTCATCCATTTTCTCAAACAGTGGCACCTTTACAAAGTTCAAAACCAAGTTTAGTGAGAAGAGTAGCTAAAAACAAAGGACATGGAAAATGCtggttttcttttttaaagAAAGGACTCACTTTTTTAAGAAGATCCAAGCAAAGGTGGTTTTTTATGTCTCTCCTAAGGTCTTTAGGAAGAGTTCTGACCAGAGTCTCTTCTTCAACACCCCTTGTTTCTTGCCATTTATACTGTTCATATCTTCTAATCCGTTCCCTCAAAGGCTCGGGGAGCATCCGGTGGGACATCCATTGCTCCGCGTCTTGCCTTTTAACTCTCATTTCTTCAATTCTCACAGTTGTTGACTGCAaaaatttctataaaaaaaaaaaacaagagcaAATCAAATCAAAGCTAGCCATGTATGTGTTTTTTTCACCAATCAATCTCATTGAACTTTTGGTTACCTGCATATTGCCAATAAGTAATGCGAATAAAATCAATCCAAAGATAGATATGCAAACTGCAAAGATTATCTCTCCAACAAAAGTGCTTGTCTTTAGATTTTGGCCTAGAGAACTGCCAAAGAGAACAAGTAAAATGAGTTTTTATGGCAATCAACTACTTAAACAAAGTGGATTCATTTGAAATTAGAGTGTAACTAATGACCAACCTAAGATTTCGCAGTCCCCACCAAAAACAGTAGAAAAATTTGGAAGAGAAATCTGTGCTTTCAACCACACCAGACTTGAGAGCGTCAGTGAATATTCCAAAGTTAAACGTATTAGAAACATTGTCAGGATCGATGAAAGGGCAAGAAGCATTGAAGAGATCTTTAGCAGATTTGAAATCTTGATCACGATTTTGACTACAGTAGAGATATTTAGTATCCCAATCGTGTTTCTTAAGCACGTTTCGCCAGCATGTATCTAGTCTCTCAAGGGAGAACAAGTACCACAAAGCTCCTAATGTCTGCCATGAAACCATTTGATTTGAGCTATAAGAATATGACAAAGGATGGTTTTAATATTAATGCTTAGTAGGGATGGAAAACAAGGTCCAATAACTTACATGGCTTGCAAGCATATACAGATAAAGGTTAAAAATAGCTCCAGCTGATGCTGTCTCTGTTAGTATGCCAGAAGTTTTTGTTACTTCTTTGAACAGTGGTACAATTCGCACCAGCCTTGGAATTAACTGACAGATAACGATGAATTTCAACGACTCCTTTGTGATCATTGGAACAGGACTTTCCATATTTGGGATGACAACAAGAACTACAAGCTGAAACAACATTATTCATTCATGTGATCAATAGTGAAAATAGATTACAAacatatgtgtatgtatgtatgtataatgtatatgcagACCTGAGGCAGTGGAAGAATAGAGAGAACATCAACAAAGAAGTAGGTTTTCAAGTATCTTTTAGCAATGGAAAGAGGATCTTTAACTAACTCGCCTCTTCCGAATCCCCGAGAAGAAGGGGGTATAAACCCAGTTTGAAACTGAAAGATAATTCTGAGTACATAAAAGATATCTATAAATGTTCGAAGGACACAAGCAATGATTTCCAAAGGCTCATCCAAAGTTATGCATTGTTTGTTATGATCAATTCCAACAATGTAGAAGAATAAAGGGTCCAAGGACACAGCCACAAAACAAGCCAGAACAAATATCTTGTTCCATTTTTGAACGAAAGGTCCTTGAGGATTAAAAATGTTCTTTCTAAGTTCTGGATTCTTTTCTTGCTTCTTAACAATGGGATGGGAAGTTGGGATTTTTCCAAGGCTTCTAATCCTCTCATACCCCTTTTGGACACCTCTCCCAACTTGTCCCAAAACATCTCTTACAGATACTCTTGTTGTGGAGAAATTATTCTCAGAACTTTGAGACCTATCAGATTTATACTCCACAAATCTGTACAAGGAAATTTACAATCACAATGGTTAGTTTTGTATAATGAAAATTTAGTGGAAAACTAAAATGCAGcccaatataatataatatttgagGAAATTTAGCTGATAATATGTAAGATTTGAGTAAACTAACCTTACAAACTTAGTCACCTTAGAGTTCATAACTGATAACTTACAAAAGATTTCAGCCCTGCAAAAGAATCAATTTGAAGtttaaatttaatatgtaaGAAAAGTGAAAACAGAACATGTAGGTATATGCAAAAAGTCATATAACACAAGATCAAGCATGTTTAAATTGATTTGTATGACCATTGTCATAGTCaacgtgtgaaagtcttgtttAGAAGctgatttaatttttaatttattccaACCACTTTCCTCtacacgtaattaaattaatccaCAAAATGAATTTTTAAACATATCATGGATCACTTAGTACTACCTACCTAGCTACTTTGcttgctagtttttttctacggtcaaattattaattaatatctaattaaagaataaaaaaatccaGGGATATGGTAAGAGATGGTAAGCATATGTACCAAAGAAGAAATGCTTATGAAACTTgcataaggaaataaaataatatgttgaTCACACATACTCAAATGAAATTACACATGAAtgcttataataattaatttttacagaaactattttcgaaaaataaataaatcccaACTCATTATAACTCAATCAAACAAAGTTTATAGTAAAATACAGGGGAAGAAAAACAGAAGGGAGAAGGAAGGGAAGATATTTACCGATGAAGGGGGTGTTTGAAGTGATAAGGTCCTATTGAATAGAGTAGAGGCAGATTGCCTTGGCTTGGCACCACACCAGAAGAAGTTATAATGTAATAACTAATAAGCGTTTTAAATAGAACTATTTTAGAATAATGAACAGTGAAAGAAGACGACTAAGACTTAGTCTGATATTATGATAGTCAATTCAGTCACTCCCTTCCCAGAACCCtccaacaataataaaaataaaagagtgtCTTTTTTTTTCCCCTGTGGAAATATCATATGATTTGAccactttattattatatattatttatttttgatttataaAAGTAAGAAGATAAAAGCTGTATGTACGTGTACTTGGAAGgtgttggattaaaaatccttttgtgggcacatatgtataatgtatatgctattataaagtgtgatacaaaattaagtgaccaattatgttatgggtatcaaaagggtattaaagtgtcatggaattaatgtgtagataccataagttaatttataatttgttgaggggccaaattataaatacccaagagttattctaagatgactctataaataggtagtggtccccaagaaacactagggtttctgtattctctccttccccatcagagaaaatacctaagaaaatagtgtattcttggaagatcaaaaccttctctgtaatctccaacaatggcttcaggttagtgcttccgctcatattttatcatcttctttaatttagcaaaggatgatttatgatttagggttttctatattaaagcacttttaggaatatgtttggatctgtgatttatatatttcataAGTGTTTTATAAATACTAACAAGTGGTACCAGAGCCTCCTTTGTTGAATTAATTGAAGATCTGATGATTTGGTTTATGAAATTTGGGGATTTTAAAAATTAAGGTTTTGATTTTCTTTGAATTGTCTTCTTTAGTAATATTTTGGGTTTAGTATATGtgtatcaattattttttttggttgctGGTAATgcccgattatatatatatatgcatatgcgtgttattgatatatatatgccCGATTATATGTATAAGAGCAATTGTTCTCTTTTTTTGTTGGGGAGCGTGTTGTCTATGACTTCGGCTTCTGTATTGGCTTCAGTTTTGCTTTGCAAAGTTGATTATTAGGTTTTGTTTTATCTTCTTTCACTGTTTTTTGAAAAGCCCAATCcagaaaatttttgttttatctAAATGATATATTCGGCTTTAGTAATTTAGTTTTAtctgtttattaatatattatgcgATCCTATCGATATATGGGTTCATGTGCGTGAGTGTCTCTCatagtatatatatgattaatttATTGATGTCAGCGTAAACAATTTCATATATTACAATTCAGTTTATTTTATGACTtgctgtatatatatatatcttattaaagttttatacatatttataaataatatgctTCAGtactatgttatatatatatagtacagtATAGTTtggtaattatatattttggtgcaaacaatttaattcaaattttggtgttggtttaggactaatattttgaataaattaattaaaacaatacgtcgccaaagtgacctcttttgtgtagattaatttatttaaatattaggttggttgtgtgtttgtaattgatgcttatattgactagcccaaaggtaagtgaatattttgctagatttcaaacatacctgtggcgataaatgtgtgacaattataaggtattttgtgtgagcaatacgttagtccaaagattaatctattgtttgacacagtttattgtcaatatttgattgctacaCCAAGAGTACTGCTTACGGTTAATATTCTTtgtccaaagacttgatattaatgtgtgtttggtatcttgagatgggattaaccaaattttgaatttattgtttaattatgcatattaatgtgagcttgttttatttgttctatATTCAGCTAGTTCATCTTCTGCTGCTTCAATATCTGCTAACATTAATTCTATTCCTATGCTTAATGGGACCAATTTCAAGGATTGGAAAAGGAACCTACTTATAGTTCTGGGATGTATGGATTTGGACCATGCACTAAGGAATGAGCAAACTGTGCACCTCTCACTAAGGAAAGTTCCCATGATGATAAAAGGGAATTTGAGAGGTGGGATCGTTCAAATCGCATGAgtctaatgattatgaaacacagcattccagaagccttttggggcacagaatccgaaggggttactatggctaagaatttccttgaacaaattgaggaacgttttgctaaaaacgataaggttgaaatgacaacacttcttggttctttaatgaacatgaagtataagggtcaaggaaatgtaagggagtacattatggaaatgcatcatattgtctcaagattaaggacacttaagattgagctttcagatgatgtacttgtactcatggttttgttaacgcttcctccacgagtttaaccaatttaaaattagttacaagGCGCTTGTCAAAAGGAGAAATGGACTCTCAACGAGCTTATTTCTCATTGtgtgcaagaggaagaaaggttaaaaaaggacaaaaccgaaagtgctcatttggccACTACTcctaaggataagggcaagaaaaggaaatttgagaatgaagctgctaagggtccagttcaaaagaaacaacaacaggattctaagGGTTGTTTCTTTTGTGACCAACCTGGACATGTGAAGAAAGATTGTGCCAAATATCACGCATGGCGTGTAAAGAAAGGTATTAATCTTGCTTTGGTACGTACGAGGTTAATTTAGTTTCAGTAcctagaaacacttggtggataGATTACGGTGCTACTACTCACATAAGTGTTTCTATGCGGGGGTTGCACGAGCTACGAAAGCCAAGTGATGGTGAAAGATACATCTTTGTGGGCGATGGTCAATCGGTGGAAGTGGAAGCAATTGGGCATTTCGGATTGTTATTAGGAGCTGGTTCttatttggatttgaaagacACTTTTGTTGTGCCGTCTTTTAGGCGGAATTTAGTTTgtttctttgttggacaaatttggatattgttgttcatttggaaacaatcagtttactttgtctttaaattcaaatattattggaactggttatttgaatacttatgacaatctttatttgttagaaacaattgcatcctataatgaaaccttgcatgtggaatcacgaggtactaaacgcaaattaaataaagaaaattcagcGTCATTATGGCATAAACGCTTAGGTCATATCTCAAGAGGTAGAATTGAGC is a window from the Cannabis sativa cultivar Pink pepper isolate KNU-18-1 chromosome 1, ASM2916894v1, whole genome shotgun sequence genome containing:
- the LOC115706280 gene encoding cyclic nucleotide-gated ion channel 1, with translation MNSKVTKFVRFVEYKSDRSQSSENNFSTTRVSVRDVLGQVGRGVQKGYERIRSLGKIPTSHPIVKKQEKNPELRKNIFNPQGPFVQKWNKIFVLACFVAVSLDPLFFYIVGIDHNKQCITLDEPLEIIACVLRTFIDIFYVLRIIFQFQTGFIPPSSRGFGRGELVKDPLSIAKRYLKTYFFVDVLSILPLPQLVVLVVIPNMESPVPMITKESLKFIVICQLIPRLVRIVPLFKEVTKTSGILTETASAGAIFNLYLYMLASHTLGALWYLFSLERLDTCWRNVLKKHDWDTKYLYCSQNRDQDFKSAKDLFNASCPFIDPDNVSNTFNFGIFTDALKSGVVESTDFSSKFFYCFWWGLRNLSSLGQNLKTSTFVGEIIFAVCISIFGLILFALLIGNMQKFLQSTTVRIEEMRVKRQDAEQWMSHRMLPEPLRERIRRYEQYKWQETRGVEEETLVRTLPKDLRRDIKNHLCLDLLKKVPLFEKMDEQLLDALCDRLKPVLYTDKSSIVREGDPVDEMLFIMRGNLATMTTNGGKTGFFNTADLKAGDFCGEELLTWALDPTSASNLPTSTRTVEAKTEVEAFALMADDLKFVASQFRRLHSKQLQHIFRYHSLQWKTWGACFIQAAWRRHCKRKLEKSLREAEDRLQDALVNEIGSTPSLGATIYASRFAANLIRGLRRSRVRNSRPTQRLLPLLPQKPAEPDFTSEHH